From one Pontibacillus sp. HMF3514 genomic stretch:
- a CDS encoding aminopeptidase: protein MPSTEMLEKYAELAIHTGVNLQENQTLMMNAPVDGAEFARIVARKAYETGAKQVHINWTDDTMQRLFFENAAQEVLETIPQWLVDRQNYFAENGAAVLSIRSTNPDLLNGIDSSRIATYNKAAGEAMKNFRKYVMNDKISWSIVAIPNTEWAQKVFPNDSEEDAVAKLWDQIFTITRVDKDDPLKAWEEHNELLAQAREYLNQKQYKKLIYKAPGTDLEVALPEGHKWKGGASPTEDGINFNANIPTEEVFTLPHKYGVNGTVTSTKPLSYGGNLIENFSLTFEEGKVVDFSAEKGYETLQELLNMDEGARRLGELAIVPHKSPISQSGLIFFNTLYDENASCHLALGKAYPSSVKGGADMDEEQLDKNGVNNSLVHVDFMMGSGELDIDGVTEDGTKEPLFRDGNWAIDFN from the coding sequence ATGCCATCAACAGAGATGTTAGAAAAATATGCAGAGCTTGCCATTCACACTGGGGTCAATCTACAAGAAAATCAAACATTAATGATGAATGCCCCGGTAGATGGAGCGGAGTTTGCTAGAATTGTAGCTCGAAAAGCTTATGAAACTGGAGCAAAACAAGTACATATTAATTGGACAGACGACACAATGCAACGTCTATTCTTCGAGAATGCAGCTCAGGAAGTACTAGAAACAATCCCACAATGGTTAGTGGACCGTCAAAATTATTTTGCAGAGAATGGAGCTGCTGTGCTTTCCATTCGTTCAACGAATCCTGACTTACTAAACGGAATTGATTCTTCACGTATTGCTACTTATAATAAAGCAGCTGGTGAAGCAATGAAGAACTTCCGTAAATACGTCATGAACGATAAAATTAGCTGGTCCATCGTTGCGATTCCAAATACCGAATGGGCACAAAAAGTATTCCCAAATGACAGTGAGGAAGATGCTGTAGCGAAGCTTTGGGATCAGATTTTCACAATTACTCGTGTTGATAAAGATGACCCATTAAAAGCATGGGAAGAGCATAACGAACTTCTAGCCCAAGCAAGAGAGTATCTTAATCAAAAGCAGTACAAAAAACTAATTTATAAAGCACCAGGAACAGACCTGGAAGTAGCTCTTCCAGAGGGGCATAAGTGGAAAGGTGGTGCTTCTCCTACTGAAGATGGGATTAACTTTAATGCGAACATCCCAACTGAAGAGGTATTTACACTTCCTCATAAGTACGGTGTAAACGGTACGGTAACAAGTACTAAACCACTAAGTTATGGTGGTAACTTAATTGAAAACTTCTCTCTTACTTTTGAAGAAGGGAAAGTTGTGGATTTCTCAGCTGAAAAGGGTTATGAAACATTACAAGAACTTTTAAATATGGATGAAGGTGCACGTCGTTTGGGTGAGTTGGCCATTGTTCCGCATAAATCTCCAATTTCTCAAAGTGGCCTTATTTTCTTCAATACGCTTTACGATGAAAATGCATCTTGCCACCTTGCATTAGGTAAAGCTTATCCAAGTTCAGTAAAAGGCGGAGCTGATATGGATGAAGAGCAACTAGATAAAAACGGTGTTAATAACAGTCTTGTACACGTAGATTTCATGATGGGATCAGGCGAACTAGACATTGATGGTGTTACAGAAGATGGAACAAAAGAACCTCTTTTCCGTGATGGAAACTGGGCGATTGATTTTAACTAA
- a CDS encoding nitroreductase family protein: MDTKMLETMHRRNGTKEFDKNATITQEELEAILNDSITAPSSFNLQHWHFLVFHNDEAKQKLLPVAFGQEKVTDAAATVAILADKEANHNIDAAFGPLVEQEVITKDMMENMRSTINKIYENEKAAHDTALVNAGLVSMQVMLAAEARGYDTLAMGGFSGDKLKEEFNISERYEPIMLISIGKEAWTPTKTPRMGIDQVSTWV; encoded by the coding sequence ATGGACACAAAAATGTTAGAAACTATGCATAGACGTAATGGAACAAAAGAATTTGATAAGAATGCAACGATTACTCAAGAAGAGCTAGAAGCAATCTTAAACGATTCAATAACAGCACCATCTTCTTTTAACCTACAACATTGGCATTTTCTAGTCTTTCATAATGACGAGGCTAAACAAAAACTTCTTCCAGTTGCCTTTGGCCAGGAAAAAGTAACAGATGCAGCAGCAACTGTGGCGATCTTAGCTGATAAAGAAGCGAACCATAATATAGATGCGGCATTCGGTCCATTGGTTGAACAAGAAGTGATCACAAAAGATATGATGGAAAATATGCGCTCTACAATCAATAAAATTTATGAGAACGAGAAGGCTGCACACGATACAGCACTCGTGAATGCTGGACTCGTTTCAATGCAAGTGATGCTAGCTGCAGAAGCACGCGGCTATGACACACTAGCTATGGGCGGCTTCTCAGGAGATAAACTGAAAGAAGAATTTAATATCTCTGAACGCTATGAACCTATTATGCTTATTTCGATCGGAAAAGAAGCATGGACACCAACAAAGACTCCTCGCATGGGGATAGACCAAGTTTCTACTTGGGTTTAA